One genomic segment of Cellulophaga sp. HaHaR_3_176 includes these proteins:
- a CDS encoding magnesium chelatase, with amino-acid sequence MKIEHSKIKTLSALKASGYQSKSIKDELRDNLRDKIKNGEETFSGVWGYENSVIPELERAILSRHNINLLGLRGQAKTRLARLMVNLLDDYIPVIEGSEINDDPLKPMSRYAIELIKEKGDDTPISWLHKDDRFYEKLATPDVTVADLIGDVDPIKAANLKLSYADDRVIHFGMIPRANRCIFVINELPDLQARIQVSLFNILQEGDIQIRGFKLRLPLDLQFVFTANPEDYTNRGSIVTPLKDRIGSQILTHYPDDIETARKITEQESKLDSRQSEAVYVPDLAKDLLEQISFEARDSEYVDAKSGVSARTSITAFENLLSTAERRALLSGADTTMVRLSDFLGIIPSITGKIELVYEGEQEGADGVAAILIDDAVKSLFPVYFPEINKLEKKGEETPYDELLHWFFQGEGFELLDDYTDEEYKRALDDIPALTQLIKEHQPDYSKEDIYFLKEILLWGLVAYKKLNKHRFDDGYQFKDLYSSLLNDI; translated from the coding sequence ATGAAAATAGAACATAGTAAAATAAAAACATTAAGTGCTTTAAAAGCATCAGGTTATCAAAGTAAATCTATAAAAGATGAGCTTAGAGATAACTTAAGAGATAAAATTAAAAACGGAGAAGAAACTTTTTCAGGAGTATGGGGTTACGAAAATTCAGTAATACCTGAATTAGAAAGAGCTATATTATCTAGGCATAATATTAATTTATTAGGTCTGAGAGGGCAGGCTAAAACACGTTTAGCCCGATTGATGGTTAATTTACTAGACGACTATATACCTGTTATTGAGGGTTCTGAAATTAATGATGACCCTTTAAAGCCAATGTCTCGTTATGCAATAGAACTTATAAAGGAAAAGGGGGATGATACTCCTATTTCTTGGTTACATAAAGATGATCGTTTTTATGAAAAATTAGCAACTCCGGATGTTACTGTAGCAGATTTAATAGGAGATGTAGACCCGATTAAAGCCGCAAATTTAAAATTATCATACGCTGATGACCGTGTTATTCATTTTGGGATGATACCGCGTGCTAATCGCTGTATTTTTGTAATAAACGAATTACCTGATTTACAAGCACGAATTCAGGTATCACTATTTAATATATTACAAGAGGGCGATATTCAAATTAGAGGTTTTAAATTACGCTTACCACTTGATTTACAATTTGTATTTACTGCTAACCCTGAAGATTATACGAATAGAGGTAGTATTGTTACACCTTTAAAAGATAGAATAGGGTCTCAAATATTAACACATTACCCAGATGATATTGAGACTGCTCGAAAAATTACAGAACAAGAGTCTAAATTAGATAGTAGACAATCAGAAGCTGTGTACGTGCCAGATTTAGCTAAAGATTTATTGGAGCAAATTAGCTTTGAAGCTCGTGATAGCGAATATGTAGATGCCAAAAGTGGGGTTAGTGCAAGAACAAGTATTACAGCATTTGAAAATTTATTAAGTACAGCTGAGCGCAGAGCATTATTAAGTGGAGCAGATACTACAATGGTTAGGTTAAGTGACTTTTTAGGGATTATACCTTCAATTACAGGAAAAATAGAATTGGTTTATGAAGGAGAACAAGAAGGAGCTGATGGTGTTGCTGCGATATTAATAGATGATGCCGTAAAATCTTTATTTCCGGTCTATTTTCCTGAGATTAATAAATTAGAGAAAAAAGGAGAAGAAACCCCTTATGATGAGTTGTTACATTGGTTTTTTCAAGGAGAAGGTTTTGAGCTTTTAGATGATTATACTGATGAGGAGTACAAAAGAGCATTAGACGATATACCAGCTTTAACGCAATTAATTAAAGAACACCAACCTGATTATAGTAAAGAAGATATTTATTTTCTTAAAGAAATTTTGCTTTGGGGCTTAGTTGCTTACAAAAAGCTAAATAAACATAGGTTTGATGATGGATATCAGTTTAAAGATCTCTATAGTAGTTTATTAAACGACATTTAA
- a CDS encoding VWA domain-containing protein translates to MVMNTRKGFRFATYEAPEQSPFEKLFDIFQELITHTSGDVDEALDWLRELDKEYELTDENYTIEDFIEDLKARGFLREEFEDGGGDGSNKEEGEGDGNLSITAKMERLIRKRALDQIFGKIKRNGSGNHKTGKSGQGDERTGEFRSYRYGDGLEHISMTESLKNAQINNGIGDFTLNEDDLVVEDTNHKAQMSTILMIDISHSMILYGEDRITPAKKVAMALAELITTRYPKDTLDILVFGNDAWPIPIKDLPYLKVGPYHTNTVAGLQLAMDMLRRKRNTNKQIFMITDGKPSCLRMPDGTYYKNSVGLDDYIVEKCYNMARQARKMHVPITTFMIAQDPYLMQFIRHFTEANKGKAFFTGLKGLGEMIFEDYEANRKKRIK, encoded by the coding sequence ATGGTTATGAATACAAGAAAAGGGTTCCGATTTGCAACTTATGAAGCGCCGGAACAATCTCCTTTCGAAAAACTTTTTGATATTTTCCAAGAACTGATTACACATACCTCAGGTGATGTTGATGAGGCTCTTGATTGGTTACGAGAGTTAGATAAGGAATATGAACTTACAGATGAAAATTATACTATTGAAGACTTTATTGAAGATTTAAAAGCAAGAGGTTTTTTGCGAGAAGAATTTGAAGATGGAGGTGGTGATGGTAGTAATAAAGAAGAAGGTGAAGGTGATGGTAATTTGTCTATCACAGCAAAAATGGAGCGCTTAATTAGAAAAAGAGCTTTAGATCAGATTTTCGGTAAAATCAAACGCAATGGCTCAGGTAACCATAAAACAGGTAAATCTGGTCAAGGAGATGAGCGTACAGGAGAGTTTAGGTCTTATAGATATGGAGATGGCTTAGAACACATTTCTATGACAGAAAGCCTTAAAAATGCTCAAATTAACAATGGGATAGGAGATTTTACGCTAAATGAAGATGATTTAGTGGTAGAAGATACCAACCACAAAGCACAAATGAGTACTATTTTAATGATTGATATCAGTCATAGTATGATTTTGTATGGAGAAGATCGTATAACGCCAGCTAAAAAAGTGGCAATGGCTCTTGCTGAGTTAATTACGACACGATATCCAAAAGATACTTTAGATATATTAGTGTTCGGAAATGATGCTTGGCCTATACCTATTAAGGATTTACCATATTTGAAAGTAGGCCCTTACCACACTAATACTGTTGCAGGTTTACAGTTAGCTATGGATATGCTTAGAAGAAAGCGTAACACAAACAAACAAATTTTTATGATTACCGATGGTAAGCCTAGTTGCTTAAGAATGCCAGATGGCACTTATTATAAAAACAGTGTTGGTTTAGATGATTATATTGTTGAAAAGTGCTATAATATGGCCCGTCAAGCAAGAAAAATGCATGTACCTATAACAACGTTTATGATTGCACAAGATCCTTATTTAATGCAATTTATTCGTCATTTTACTGAAGCTAATAAAGGAAAAGCATTTTTTACAGGCTTAAAAGGTCTTGGTGAAATGATTTTTGAAGATTACGAAGCAAATAGAAAAAAAAGAATAAAATAA
- a CDS encoding DUF1853 family protein, whose product MNLKHVEGFLHTQELWNSTFDNVPQFIFPKIDLKKFNLKPIPENIRLGQQIEYIFQHLITSSLNYKTLIFNQPIRSENRTLGEIDFILQNTNNQEITHVELTYKFYIIDDTISDEIHQLVGPNRKDAFFEKVQKIKNKQFSLLKTNEALKFLELNNIDPNKITSKACFKAQLFKPFNKHITLQNLNQNCIIGSWLKFTDFDFLVFKECEYYVLTKQEWIVIPNTKVNWVTHDTALKTIKIAHELKRAPMLWMKSSTNKISKLFIVWW is encoded by the coding sequence ATGAATTTAAAACATGTAGAAGGGTTTTTACACACCCAAGAATTATGGAATAGTACATTTGACAATGTACCACAATTTATTTTTCCTAAAATTGATTTGAAGAAATTTAATCTAAAACCTATTCCAGAAAACATTAGGTTAGGACAACAAATTGAATATATTTTTCAACACTTAATAACCTCTTCTTTAAATTATAAAACGCTAATTTTCAATCAACCCATACGAAGTGAAAATAGGACATTAGGTGAAATAGATTTTATATTACAAAACACTAATAATCAAGAGATAACACACGTAGAATTAACGTATAAGTTTTACATTATAGATGATACTATTTCTGATGAAATACATCAACTAGTTGGGCCAAACAGAAAAGATGCTTTCTTTGAAAAAGTTCAAAAAATTAAGAACAAGCAATTTTCTCTTTTAAAAACTAATGAAGCTTTAAAATTCTTAGAATTGAACAATATTGATCCTAATAAAATAACATCAAAAGCTTGTTTTAAAGCACAACTTTTCAAACCTTTTAACAAACACATAACGCTACAAAATTTAAATCAAAATTGTATAATTGGCTCTTGGTTAAAATTTACAGATTTTGATTTTTTAGTTTTTAAAGAATGTGAATACTATGTACTCACTAAACAAGAATGGATTGTTATACCGAACACGAAAGTTAATTGGGTAACACATGATACCGCTTTAAAAACAATTAAAATAGCGCATGAATTAAAACGAGCACCAATGTTATGGATGAAAAGTTCAACTAATAAAATATCTAAACTATTTATTGTGTGGTGGTAA
- a CDS encoding LysR family transcriptional regulator, with protein sequence MDNKLKIFKSVAHHSSFTKAAEQLFISQPAISKAIRNLEDEYNTTFFIRNRNSIELTEDGKSFLVYVKRILDVYEEIENQFIHKDNQLPDIITFGASTTLASYIIPKIIAKFRTQYPKTSFQIESDNSEHIENLILNQQLNFGVTEGKNSNPKLSFKKLIKDEIVLVTSAKNNKINKENISLKKLQEIQIIKRESGSGTREIIQETLQKHNINSLNIAVTLNSTEAIKNYLYYSDAYALLSIHAVREDLINNKLKIIDVKGFSVERWFYFVSRTGYKSNMMDYFEKFILKNYNF encoded by the coding sequence ATGGATAATAAACTTAAGATTTTTAAATCAGTTGCCCACCACTCTAGCTTTACTAAAGCGGCCGAACAACTATTTATATCGCAACCTGCAATTTCTAAAGCAATTAGAAATTTAGAAGATGAATACAATACCACATTCTTTATTCGAAATAGAAATTCTATTGAACTTACTGAAGACGGAAAGTCATTTTTGGTTTATGTGAAAAGAATTCTTGATGTTTATGAAGAAATTGAAAATCAATTTATCCATAAAGATAACCAACTACCAGATATTATAACATTTGGTGCTAGCACTACTCTAGCAAGTTATATTATTCCTAAAATCATTGCTAAATTCAGAACTCAGTACCCAAAAACAAGTTTTCAAATAGAAAGTGACAACTCTGAGCATATTGAGAATTTAATACTAAACCAACAATTAAACTTCGGAGTTACAGAGGGAAAAAACTCAAACCCGAAACTATCTTTTAAAAAACTTATAAAAGATGAAATTGTTTTAGTCACTAGTGCTAAAAACAACAAAATCAATAAAGAGAATATCTCCTTAAAAAAATTACAAGAAATACAAATAATTAAAAGAGAGTCTGGCTCAGGCACACGCGAAATAATACAAGAAACTTTACAAAAGCACAATATAAATTCTTTAAATATTGCTGTAACATTAAATAGCACAGAAGCCATAAAAAATTATTTATACTATTCTGATGCTTATGCTTTGCTATCTATACATGCTGTTCGTGAAGACTTAATTAATAATAAACTTAAAATTATAGACGTTAAAGGGTTTTCGGTAGAAAGGTGGTTTTACTTTGTATCAAGAACAGGTTACAAATCTAACATGATGGATTATTTTGAGAAATTCATCCTGAAGAACTATAACTTTTAG
- a CDS encoding YeiH family protein produces the protein MKQVVSLSIFIGIIIIALFGFINSPTALLLGFIFSLFFKSSFDKLIHNSIQILLKISIIGLGFGMYLKDTIETSSDGLGLTFFSILFTVGLGFLLTRLLKIDKNLGHLITSGTSICGGSAIAAISPVIRANSKTISVALGVVFTLNAIALFVFPLLGHLLNLNQHQFGLWCAIAIHDTSSVVGAALGYGDEALRIATTVKLSRTLWIVPLSVISMFIFKTKGERIKIPYFILLFIIAITINSYNFLPEIATQSIVTISKKLLIVTLFLVGSTISIKDLISTGYKPILLAFSLWVFIAIFSLIYITF, from the coding sequence ATGAAGCAAGTTGTATCTCTTTCTATCTTTATAGGCATTATCATAATTGCTTTGTTTGGCTTTATCAATAGCCCCACAGCATTACTTCTTGGCTTTATATTTTCCTTATTTTTTAAAAGCTCTTTTGATAAATTAATCCATAATTCAATTCAAATACTTTTAAAAATTTCTATAATTGGATTGGGTTTTGGTATGTATTTAAAAGATACAATAGAAACAAGTTCTGATGGTTTAGGCCTTACATTTTTCTCTATTCTATTTACTGTCGGCCTAGGATTCTTATTAACCCGATTATTAAAAATAGATAAAAACTTAGGGCATTTAATTACTTCAGGAACATCAATTTGTGGAGGAAGCGCTATTGCAGCAATTTCACCTGTTATTCGTGCGAACAGTAAAACTATTAGTGTTGCTTTAGGTGTTGTTTTTACATTAAACGCAATTGCATTGTTTGTTTTTCCTCTATTAGGACATTTACTAAACTTAAACCAGCATCAATTTGGTTTATGGTGTGCAATTGCTATTCATGATACGAGCTCTGTTGTAGGCGCTGCTCTGGGTTATGGCGATGAGGCTTTACGCATTGCCACAACTGTTAAACTATCAAGAACTCTTTGGATTGTACCTTTATCAGTAATATCTATGTTTATTTTTAAAACTAAAGGAGAACGCATTAAAATACCTTATTTTATATTACTTTTCATCATCGCAATAACTATTAATAGCTATAATTTTTTACCTGAAATTGCTACCCAGTCAATTGTAACTATATCTAAAAAATTATTAATAGTAACACTCTTTTTAGTTGGTAGTACTATTTCAATTAAAGATTTAATATCAACAGGCTACAAACCTATACTTTTAGCATTCAGTCTTTGGGTTTTTATAGCTATTTTTTCTCTTATATACATCACTTTCTAA
- a CDS encoding glycosyltransferase family 2 protein: MKTGSITLKEFYSSVNDKLVNGSSQAKSAVKLSNPWAIVVLVSSFILMIGAAYLVYILQDDFSKFNVERFNTSWGFAFFVVAASLFVFKALFFAYNLFLYFKYKPIESVKDEELPTCTVIVPAYNEGKQVWATLMSLSKSEYPEHKLELLAIDDGSKDDTWHWMKEAKKVLGDRVTIMQQPKNMGKRHALYRGFNLGKGEIFITVDSDSVVNTDTLRNLVSPFVVNEKCGAVAGNIQVLNNKKALLPKMLNVSFVMSFEFKRSAESSLDSVLCTPGALAAYRSTAVFGCLDEWINQTFMGQPSDIGEDRAMTNMILKQGYHVLFQRNAYAYTNVPEQYTGLYKMFIRWGRSNVRENIAMSKYVFTNFRKESKFGSRLLFIGQALKIIMTYPFLLFMLFFIITHPILFISSTLLGILIVSTFPVLFYAKRYNLSEAFWAYSYSILFTFGLFWITPYAIATASRRGWLTRELAS; this comes from the coding sequence ATGAAAACAGGATCTATTACTTTAAAAGAATTTTATTCTTCTGTTAACGACAAATTAGTTAATGGAAGTAGCCAAGCCAAATCTGCAGTAAAATTATCTAATCCATGGGCTATAGTAGTCTTGGTTAGTTCATTTATATTAATGATTGGAGCGGCTTATCTAGTTTATATTTTACAAGACGATTTTTCTAAATTTAATGTAGAAAGATTTAATACAAGTTGGGGGTTTGCATTTTTTGTTGTTGCAGCATCATTGTTTGTATTTAAAGCATTATTCTTTGCTTATAATTTATTCTTATACTTTAAGTATAAGCCTATAGAGTCTGTTAAAGATGAAGAGTTGCCAACGTGTACTGTTATTGTTCCTGCTTACAATGAAGGGAAACAAGTTTGGGCAACATTAATGAGTTTGTCTAAAAGTGAATATCCAGAACATAAATTAGAATTATTAGCTATTGATGATGGTAGTAAGGATGATACTTGGCACTGGATGAAAGAAGCTAAAAAAGTTTTAGGAGATAGAGTTACTATCATGCAACAACCTAAAAACATGGGTAAACGTCATGCTTTATACCGTGGTTTTAATTTAGGAAAGGGAGAGATATTTATAACAGTTGATAGTGATTCAGTAGTAAATACAGATACATTAAGAAATTTAGTGAGTCCGTTTGTTGTAAACGAAAAATGTGGTGCAGTAGCTGGTAATATTCAGGTGTTAAATAATAAAAAAGCATTATTACCAAAAATGCTTAATGTGAGTTTTGTAATGAGTTTTGAGTTTAAGCGTTCAGCAGAAAGTAGTTTAGATTCTGTATTGTGTACTCCAGGAGCATTAGCAGCTTATAGATCTACAGCAGTTTTTGGTTGTCTTGATGAGTGGATTAATCAAACTTTTATGGGTCAGCCATCTGATATCGGAGAAGATAGAGCGATGACAAATATGATATTAAAGCAAGGATATCATGTATTGTTTCAAAGAAATGCATATGCTTATACAAACGTTCCTGAACAATATACAGGTTTGTACAAAATGTTTATTAGATGGGGTAGAAGTAATGTTAGAGAAAACATTGCAATGTCTAAATATGTATTTACAAACTTTAGAAAAGAATCTAAATTTGGATCAAGACTTTTATTTATTGGTCAAGCATTAAAAATTATAATGACTTACCCGTTCTTATTATTTATGTTGTTCTTCATTATAACACATCCAATTTTGTTTATTAGTTCTACTCTTTTGGGTATATTAATTGTATCTACATTCCCTGTGTTATTTTATGCGAAACGATATAACTTATCAGAAGCTTTTTGGGCATATTCGTATAGCATATTATTTACTTTTGGTTTGTTCTGGATTACTCCATATGCAATTGCAACTGCAAGCAGAAGAGGTTGGTTAACTAGAGAATTAGCATCTTAA
- the hisIE gene encoding bifunctional phosphoribosyl-AMP cyclohydrolase/phosphoribosyl-ATP diphosphatase HisIE — translation MKIDFDKNSDGLVPAIIQDAATKNVLMLGYMNQEAFDKTQETKKVTFFSRTKNRLWTKGEESGNFLNLVSVKNDCDNDTLLIMVNPTGPTCHTGSDTCWKEDNDSSFGFLSELEAIIKDRKDNPENKDSYVASLFRKGINKVAQKVGEEAVEVVIEAKDNDDKLFLDESSDLLFHYLILLQAKGFTLKDIEKVLKSRH, via the coding sequence ATGAAAATAGATTTCGATAAAAATTCAGACGGATTAGTACCAGCAATTATTCAAGATGCAGCAACTAAGAATGTGTTAATGTTAGGGTATATGAATCAAGAAGCGTTTGATAAAACTCAAGAAACTAAAAAAGTTACTTTTTTCAGCCGTACCAAAAACCGTTTATGGACAAAAGGAGAGGAAAGTGGTAATTTTTTGAACCTGGTTTCAGTTAAAAACGATTGTGACAATGATACGCTTTTGATAATGGTAAATCCAACAGGGCCAACATGTCATACAGGTTCAGATACGTGTTGGAAAGAAGATAATGATAGTTCTTTCGGTTTTTTATCAGAATTAGAGGCTATTATTAAAGATAGAAAAGACAACCCTGAAAATAAAGATAGTTATGTAGCTTCTCTTTTTAGAAAAGGAATTAATAAGGTGGCACAGAAAGTAGGAGAGGAAGCAGTAGAGGTTGTAATTGAGGCAAAAGATAATGATGATAAGCTATTTTTAGATGAAAGCTCGGATTTACTATTTCATTATTTAATTTTACTTCAAGCAAAAGGCTTCACTTTAAAAGATATTGAAAAAGTATTGAAGAGTAGGCATTAA
- the hisF gene encoding imidazole glycerol phosphate synthase subunit HisF, giving the protein MLTKRIIPCLDIKNGRTVKGVNFVDLRDAGDPVELAEIYANSGADELVFLDISATEERRKTLADLVYRVAEKVNIPFTVGGGISSIEDVDILLQNGADKVSINSSAVKNPQLINDLSAKFGSQCIVVAIDAKLIDGVWIVHLVGGKVPTELNLFDWAKEVEERGAGEILFTSMDNDGTKDGFANEALAKLSTDLNIPIIASGGAGNMQHFTDTFIKGKADAALAASVFHFKEIEIKDLKVELAKNNILVRL; this is encoded by the coding sequence ATGCTTACAAAACGAATAATTCCTTGTTTAGATATTAAAAATGGAAGGACTGTAAAAGGTGTTAACTTCGTTGATTTACGTGACGCAGGAGATCCGGTTGAATTGGCAGAAATATATGCGAATTCAGGAGCAGATGAATTAGTGTTCTTAGATATTTCGGCAACAGAAGAAAGACGTAAAACTTTGGCAGACTTAGTATATCGTGTAGCTGAGAAAGTTAATATTCCGTTTACTGTAGGTGGTGGTATATCTTCAATTGAAGATGTAGATATCTTGCTTCAAAATGGAGCAGATAAGGTATCTATAAATTCATCAGCAGTAAAAAATCCGCAATTAATAAATGATTTATCAGCTAAGTTTGGTTCGCAATGTATAGTTGTTGCTATAGATGCTAAGTTGATAGATGGAGTGTGGATAGTACATTTAGTAGGAGGAAAAGTGCCAACAGAACTTAATTTGTTTGACTGGGCAAAAGAGGTTGAAGAACGTGGTGCAGGTGAAATTCTGTTTACTTCTATGGATAATGATGGAACTAAAGATGGATTTGCAAATGAAGCTTTAGCAAAATTATCTACAGACTTAAATATTCCGATTATTGCATCTGGTGGTGCTGGTAATATGCAACACTTTACAGATACATTTATAAAAGGAAAAGCAGACGCAGCATTAGCAGCAAGTGTTTTTCATTTTAAAGAAATAGAAATAAAAGATTTGAAAGTAGAGTTGGCTAAAAATAATATTCTAGTTAGATTATAA
- the hisA gene encoding 1-(5-phosphoribosyl)-5-[(5-phosphoribosylamino)methylideneamino]imidazole-4-carboxamide isomerase — MRIIPAIDIIDGKCVRLSKGDYNTKKIYNESPLEVAKEFEAHGIEYLHLVDLDGAKSKHIVNHKILEQIASQTALKIDFGGGLKTNDDLRIAFDSGASQITGGSIAVKDRETFLGWIETYGAEKIILGADALNEKIAVSGWQEDSKEELIPFIQAYQGKGIVFVICTDISKDGMLEGPSFDLYEKILNQTTKGIDGSGINLIASGGISTFDELPRLAELGCEGTIIGKAIYENRISLKQLENFILNK; from the coding sequence ATGAGAATTATACCTGCAATTGATATTATAGACGGTAAATGTGTTCGACTTTCGAAAGGAGATTACAATACAAAAAAAATATATAATGAAAGCCCTTTAGAGGTAGCTAAAGAATTTGAAGCTCATGGGATTGAGTATTTGCATTTAGTGGATTTAGATGGCGCTAAATCTAAACACATTGTAAATCATAAGATTTTAGAGCAAATAGCTTCTCAAACAGCTTTAAAAATTGATTTTGGAGGTGGTTTAAAGACAAATGATGATCTACGTATAGCATTTGATAGTGGAGCTTCTCAAATTACAGGTGGTAGTATCGCAGTGAAGGATAGAGAAACTTTTTTAGGTTGGATAGAAACCTATGGGGCAGAAAAAATCATCTTAGGAGCTGATGCTCTAAATGAAAAGATTGCAGTTTCAGGCTGGCAAGAAGATTCTAAAGAAGAATTGATACCGTTTATACAGGCATATCAAGGTAAAGGAATTGTTTTTGTAATATGTACTGATATTAGTAAAGATGGTATGTTAGAAGGTCCTTCGTTTGATTTGTATGAAAAAATATTAAACCAAACGACAAAAGGTATTGATGGTTCAGGAATAAATTTAATAGCTTCAGGTGGTATTTCAACTTTTGATGAGTTGCCAAGGTTAGCTGAACTAGGTTGTGAAGGAACAATTATAGGAAAAGCTATTTATGAAAATAGAATCAGCTTAAAACAATTAGAAAATTTTATTTTAAATAAATAA
- the hisH gene encoding imidazole glycerol phosphate synthase subunit HisH: MKIVIINYGAGNIQSIKFAIQRIGFEAVLTDDVNEILAADKVIFPGVGEASSAMKKLRASGLDKLVPKLKQPVLGICLGMQLMCNSTKEGDTKGLGIFNIDVLKFTNKVKVPQIGWNQIKNLKSDLFKEISEEEYIYLVHSFYAPLCNETIAESDYELVYSAALKKDNFYGTQFHPEKSSSVGEKILKNFLNLN; the protein is encoded by the coding sequence ATGAAAATTGTAATTATAAATTACGGAGCAGGAAATATTCAAAGTATTAAATTTGCAATACAACGTATTGGTTTTGAGGCTGTTTTAACGGATGATGTAAATGAAATTCTAGCGGCTGATAAAGTTATTTTTCCAGGTGTGGGAGAGGCTAGTAGTGCTATGAAAAAATTACGAGCTAGTGGATTAGATAAGTTGGTTCCTAAATTAAAACAACCTGTTTTGGGTATTTGTTTAGGAATGCAGTTAATGTGTAATTCAACTAAAGAAGGTGATACAAAAGGCTTGGGTATTTTTAATATTGATGTCTTGAAATTTACAAACAAAGTTAAAGTGCCCCAGATAGGTTGGAATCAGATTAAAAATTTGAAATCAGATTTATTTAAAGAAATTTCAGAAGAAGAGTATATTTATTTAGTGCATAGTTTTTATGCTCCGCTTTGTAATGAAACTATAGCTGAATCTGATTATGAGCTTGTTTATAGTGCAGCTTTGAAAAAAGATAATTTTTACGGAACTCAATTTCACCCAGAAAAGAGTAGTAGTGTTGGGGAAAAAATTCTAAAGAATTTTTTAAATCTAAATTAA
- the hisB gene encoding bifunctional histidinol-phosphatase/imidazoleglycerol-phosphate dehydratase HisB produces the protein MKKVLFIDRDGTIIKETIDEQIDGFEKMTFYPKAFTFLGKIAKELDYELVMITNQDGLGTDVFPEDTFWPVHNFIMNSFENEGVVFDKVFLDRTFPHENADTRKPGTGLLTEYFTEAYDLANSFVIGDRLTDMELAKNLGAKGIFINDETNLGTGEITVKRDDLDAFIDIETNDWEKIYEFLKLKDRVSEISRKTNETDIQIKVNLDGTGKSSISTGLAFFDHMLDQLARHGQMDLDIKVNGDLEVDEHHTIEDTAIALGEVFHKALGTKLGIERYGFCLPMDDCLAQVAIDFGGRNWLVWAADFKREKVGDMPTEMFLHFFKSFSDGAKANLNIKAEGDNEHHKIEAIFKAFAKAIKMAVKRDVEKMVLPSTKGML, from the coding sequence ATGAAAAAAGTACTTTTTATAGATAGAGATGGAACTATTATTAAAGAAACTATCGATGAGCAAATTGATGGTTTCGAAAAAATGACATTCTATCCGAAGGCATTTACTTTTTTGGGCAAAATAGCAAAAGAGCTAGATTATGAATTGGTAATGATTACTAATCAAGATGGTTTAGGTACGGATGTTTTTCCGGAAGATACTTTTTGGCCAGTTCATAATTTTATCATGAATTCTTTTGAAAATGAAGGTGTAGTTTTTGATAAAGTATTTTTAGATAGAACTTTTCCGCATGAAAATGCAGATACACGTAAACCAGGTACAGGTTTGTTAACTGAGTATTTCACTGAAGCGTATGATTTAGCAAATTCTTTTGTTATAGGTGATCGCTTAACAGACATGGAGTTGGCGAAAAACCTTGGTGCTAAAGGTATTTTTATAAACGATGAAACTAATCTTGGTACAGGGGAAATTACAGTAAAGCGTGATGATTTAGATGCTTTTATTGATATAGAAACAAATGATTGGGAAAAAATTTACGAATTTTTGAAGTTGAAAGACAGAGTTTCTGAAATTAGTAGGAAAACAAATGAAACAGATATTCAAATAAAAGTAAATTTAGATGGTACAGGTAAAAGCAGTATTTCTACTGGTTTAGCTTTTTTCGATCATATGTTAGATCAACTGGCTCGTCATGGTCAAATGGATTTAGATATTAAGGTAAATGGTGATTTAGAAGTAGATGAACACCACACTATTGAAGATACTGCAATTGCTTTAGGGGAGGTTTTTCATAAAGCACTTGGTACTAAATTAGGTATTGAACGTTATGGTTTTTGTTTGCCAATGGATGATTGCTTGGCACAAGTGGCTATAGATTTTGGAGGTAGAAACTGGTTGGTTTGGGCAGCTGATTTTAAAAGAGAAAAAGTAGGTGATATGCCAACAGAAATGTTTTTACATTTTTTTAAATCATTTAGCGATGGTGCAAAAGCTAACCTGAATATAAAAGCAGAAGGCGATAACGAACATCATAAAATTGAAGCAATTTTTAAGGCTTTTGCTAAAGCAATTAAAATGGCAGTAAAAAGAGATGTAGAAAAAATGGTATTACCATCTACAAAAGGAATGTTATAA